One region of Chlamydia psittaci 6BC genomic DNA includes:
- a CDS encoding HAD family hydrolase, whose amino-acid sequence MNIHDYQVFFFDFDGLVLDTEPLYYKAFLTACRERGLDTAMDFSTYYLFSMLGREVFKQKFLELFPNTESFFPQCFYDRERIYKELIQTEVPSLLPGVEDFLRFLLAENKTIGVVTNSSHVLTQRFCEVIPILNQFQFWVTREDYDRPKPYPDSYQYAYQAFAKEGEKVVGFEDSVKGLRALSGIPATLIAVNAIMPLSRDSHKDFCDKDFYYFSSFKELMLHSGVQNQ is encoded by the coding sequence ATGAATATCCATGATTATCAGGTGTTCTTTTTTGATTTTGATGGTTTGGTCCTTGATACCGAACCTTTATACTACAAAGCATTTTTAACAGCGTGTAGAGAACGCGGACTCGATACCGCTATGGATTTCTCTACATATTATTTATTTTCAATGTTAGGAAGAGAAGTGTTCAAACAGAAGTTTTTGGAGCTTTTCCCTAATACTGAGTCTTTTTTCCCACAGTGTTTTTATGATCGCGAACGTATCTATAAAGAGTTAATACAAACTGAAGTTCCTTCCCTACTTCCCGGTGTAGAAGATTTTTTACGGTTCCTATTAGCTGAGAACAAAACTATTGGAGTAGTGACAAATTCGTCACATGTGCTGACCCAGCGTTTTTGTGAGGTCATACCCATTCTGAATCAGTTTCAATTTTGGGTTACACGAGAAGACTATGACCGGCCTAAGCCGTATCCTGACAGCTATCAATATGCCTATCAGGCTTTTGCTAAAGAAGGAGAAAAGGTGGTGGGTTTTGAAGATAGTGTGAAAGGCTTACGCGCCCTTTCAGGCATACCAGCAACGCTGATCGCTGTGAATGCTATTATGCCATTGTCTCGAGACAGTCACAAAGATTTCTGTGATAAAGATTTTTATTATTTTTCTTCTTTTAAAGAGTTGATGTTGCACTCTGGAGTACAAAACCAATGA
- the truA gene encoding tRNA pseudouridine(38-40) synthase TruA — translation MTQVVLLLAYQGTAYAGWQRQPNDLSVQEVIENSLTKVVGKRIHVTSSGRTDAGVHAFGQVAHFPQPDHPRFSQASGIKKMLNALLPKDIVIRDVVLGDDTFHSRFSAIAKEYRYLLTRSPKPLPWERYFSYYPRHHLRTDLMQEGAKYLIGTHDFASFANHGRDYTSTIRTLFNLDIVDNGETVTIICKGNGFLYKMVRNIVGSLLDISRGKYPPEYIQEILIQKNRRKGPPAAPSYALSLYHVCYPKPYHWFCTPECNINSLKEEK, via the coding sequence ATGACACAAGTCGTTCTACTCTTAGCCTACCAGGGAACTGCCTATGCTGGATGGCAAAGACAACCTAATGATCTCTCCGTCCAAGAAGTTATAGAAAATTCCTTAACAAAGGTTGTGGGGAAGCGTATTCATGTGACCTCTTCTGGTCGTACCGACGCAGGAGTCCATGCCTTTGGTCAAGTTGCTCATTTTCCCCAACCTGACCATCCACGATTTTCACAAGCTTCAGGCATAAAAAAAATGCTTAATGCTCTTTTGCCCAAAGATATAGTGATTCGCGACGTTGTTCTTGGAGACGATACATTCCACTCACGATTTTCAGCTATCGCTAAAGAATACCGTTATTTACTAACAAGATCTCCTAAGCCCCTTCCCTGGGAACGTTATTTTTCCTATTATCCACGACATCATCTAAGAACAGATCTTATGCAAGAAGGGGCTAAGTACCTCATAGGAACTCATGATTTCGCTTCTTTTGCAAATCATGGACGTGACTATACGTCAACTATACGCACGTTATTCAACTTAGACATTGTAGATAATGGAGAGACAGTAACCATCATCTGTAAAGGCAATGGATTTTTGTATAAAATGGTAAGGAATATTGTGGGATCTCTATTAGATATTAGTAGAGGAAAATATCCTCCTGAATACATTCAAGAGATATTAATACAGAAAAATCGTAGAAAAGGGCCGCCAGCAGCTCCCAGCTATGCCCTATCTTTATACCACGTATGTTACCCTAAACCTTATCATTGGTTTTGTACTCCAGAGTGCAACATCAACTCTTTAAAAGAAGAAAAATAA
- the ispD gene encoding 2-C-methyl-D-erythritol 4-phosphate cytidylyltransferase, with protein MDPKCSLILLSGGKGERFGANQPKQYLPFQGEPLVLHALKMALRIPEISEIIVVCDVNYESIFEGYPVKFARPGTRRQDSVFSGLQQVSHPWVLVHDGVRPFIYPDEVRELITTAYQTGAATLVSSVPYTIKQRNPVKTLDRDALSLVHTPQCIKTQILLEGLELANKERITLVDDTQAAELLNVPVALVFNKHPQIKVTYPEDLTLAHALL; from the coding sequence ATGGATCCTAAGTGTTCTTTGATTTTACTTAGTGGGGGTAAAGGAGAACGGTTTGGAGCAAATCAACCTAAGCAATACCTGCCTTTTCAAGGGGAACCTCTCGTCCTCCATGCATTAAAAATGGCTCTGCGCATCCCCGAAATCTCAGAAATTATTGTTGTTTGCGATGTAAACTACGAAAGTATTTTTGAAGGTTATCCCGTAAAATTCGCAAGACCAGGGACACGTCGTCAAGATTCGGTATTTTCCGGACTACAACAAGTTTCGCATCCTTGGGTTTTAGTCCACGATGGTGTCCGGCCTTTTATCTATCCCGATGAAGTCAGAGAACTGATCACAACAGCATATCAAACAGGAGCCGCAACGTTAGTCTCTAGCGTTCCCTACACTATCAAACAACGTAATCCTGTAAAAACTTTAGACCGAGATGCGTTATCTCTTGTCCATACGCCTCAATGCATCAAGACACAAATACTCTTAGAAGGCCTTGAACTGGCCAATAAAGAGAGAATTACTCTTGTTGATGATACCCAAGCTGCAGAACTTCTCAACGTACCTGTTGCTTTAGTATTCAATAAACATCCCCAGATAAAAGTTACTTATCCAGAAGACCTAACCTTAGCTCATGCTTTGTTATGA
- the lpxG gene encoding UDP-2,3-diacylglucosamine diphosphatase LpxG: MVLASLSLAVGIPLATFSWANFIEPNWLQTSWLTWKLPKKYSHLHGLRIAQISDLHFHKFVPKKFLKKVSLKLAKFAPDILVFSGDFLCRAQIEDRPRLEAFLNTLHAPLGTFAVLGNHDYQAYISRNSQGKIDVISMENSQPLKRAFVSISQGLFGSRSYEYAPSLEKQEPNTELLHLLKNTPIRLLHNESLQIPDMLNIVGLGDLFAKQFDPEKAFFHYNPTLPGIILSHNPDTVYQLLDYPGDLIFSGHTHGPQISIPWPKFANRIMNKTSGLENPDLARGHFFFSEGKKQLYVNRGLGGFKRLRFCSPPEICCIRCVYGS, translated from the coding sequence GTGGTCTTAGCTTCTTTATCTTTAGCTGTTGGAATTCCTCTAGCTACCTTCTCATGGGCAAATTTTATAGAGCCGAATTGGTTACAAACATCCTGGTTAACGTGGAAGCTACCTAAAAAGTACTCTCATCTTCATGGATTGCGCATAGCTCAAATTTCTGATTTACATTTTCATAAATTCGTTCCCAAAAAATTCCTTAAAAAGGTTTCTTTAAAACTCGCCAAATTTGCTCCCGACATTCTCGTATTTTCTGGAGATTTTCTTTGTCGAGCACAAATCGAAGACCGCCCGCGACTGGAAGCTTTTTTAAATACTTTACATGCCCCTTTAGGGACATTTGCTGTTCTTGGAAATCACGACTACCAAGCATACATCTCCCGCAATAGCCAAGGGAAAATCGATGTGATTTCGATGGAAAATAGCCAACCGTTAAAAAGAGCTTTCGTTTCAATAAGCCAAGGGCTTTTTGGTTCTAGAAGCTATGAATACGCCCCAAGTCTTGAAAAGCAAGAACCTAATACAGAACTTTTACATTTATTAAAAAATACTCCTATTCGCCTACTGCATAATGAAAGTCTTCAAATTCCTGATATGTTAAACATCGTGGGATTAGGAGATCTTTTTGCTAAACAATTTGACCCTGAAAAAGCGTTTTTCCACTATAATCCAACCCTGCCTGGCATTATTCTCTCTCATAATCCTGATACTGTGTACCAACTCTTAGATTATCCTGGTGATCTTATATTCTCTGGACATACTCATGGACCCCAAATTTCTATCCCATGGCCGAAGTTCGCTAATAGGATTATGAATAAAACTTCGGGATTAGAAAATCCTGATCTTGCGCGAGGGCACTTCTTCTTTTCAGAAGGGAAAAAGCAATTATATGTAAATCGTGGGCTTGGAGGGTTTAAAAGGTTACGCTTTTGCTCTCCTCCTGAAATTTGTTGTATACGGTGCGTATATGGATCCTAA
- a CDS encoding SWIB/MDM2 domain-containing protein: MSQKNKNSAFMNPVNITSDLAAIVGKGPMPRTEIVKKVWDYIKKRNLQDPKNKRNILPDEALAKVFGSKNPIDMFQMTKALSSHIVK; encoded by the coding sequence ATGAGTCAAAAAAACAAAAACTCTGCTTTTATGAACCCTGTCAATATCACCTCCGACTTAGCAGCTATCGTTGGCAAGGGCCCCATGCCCCGCACCGAAATTGTAAAAAAAGTATGGGACTATATCAAAAAACGTAATCTACAAGACCCCAAGAATAAAAGAAATATTCTTCCCGACGAAGCCCTAGCTAAAGTCTTCGGTTCTAAGAACCCTATCGATATGTTTCAAATGACAAAAGCTCTCTCCTCTCATATCGTAAAATAA
- the prfB gene encoding peptide chain release factor 2 (programmed frameshift), whose protein sequence is MYESLDKRLEGLLTGLALAGRSLDLEGKRQELSILEEQTLKEDFWQDVTSAGKVSERIASLKRQISHYEEFKVRVDNLAFFLNDGDVSADPELREDLEKEFAICENILSEWETQRLLSGEVDKNPCFLTINAGAGGTESCDWVEMLFRMYCRWAAQHQWKVEVIDRQEGDVAGIKHVTVKFSGDYAYGYAKAERGVHRLVRISPFDSNAKRHTSFASVDVYPEIDDEIEIDIRPNDLRIDTFRSSGAGGQHVNVTDSAVRITHIPTGIMVSCQRERSQIQNRESCMKMLRARMYQQILQERLEKQLIDRKNKKEIAWGSQIRNYVFQPYTLVKDVRTGHETGNVQAMMDGELLDDFVKAYLAEYGEIS, encoded by the exons ATGTATGAAAGTTTAGATAAACGGTTAGAAGGCCTGTTGACTGGGTTGGCATTAGCCGGGAGGTCTCTT GACCTTGAAGGTAAGAGACAAGAGCTTTCCATTTTAGAAGAACAGACCTTAAAAGAAGACTTTTGGCAAGACGTCACGAGTGCAGGGAAAGTCTCCGAACGCATCGCATCGTTAAAACGACAGATTTCCCATTATGAAGAGTTCAAAGTCAGAGTGGATAATTTAGCGTTTTTCTTAAATGATGGCGATGTTTCTGCAGATCCTGAACTTCGAGAAGATTTAGAAAAAGAATTCGCTATTTGTGAGAATATCCTTTCAGAGTGGGAAACTCAGCGTTTGCTTTCTGGAGAAGTCGATAAGAACCCTTGTTTCTTAACAATTAATGCTGGTGCTGGTGGTACAGAATCCTGTGATTGGGTAGAAATGCTTTTTAGGATGTATTGTCGTTGGGCTGCACAACATCAGTGGAAAGTAGAGGTTATAGACCGTCAAGAAGGCGATGTCGCAGGGATTAAGCACGTTACTGTAAAGTTTTCCGGAGACTATGCTTACGGCTATGCTAAGGCTGAGCGAGGTGTGCATAGGCTTGTGCGTATTTCTCCTTTTGATAGTAATGCGAAACGTCATACCAGTTTCGCTTCGGTAGATGTATATCCTGAGATTGATGATGAGATAGAGATAGATATCCGTCCGAATGATTTACGCATAGATACCTTCCGCTCTTCAGGGGCTGGGGGACAACATGTCAACGTTACCGATTCTGCGGTAAGAATTACTCATATACCGACAGGAATCATGGTTTCTTGTCAGCGTGAGCGTAGTCAAATCCAGAACCGCGAGAGTTGTATGAAGATGCTACGCGCAAGAATGTATCAACAAATTCTTCAAGAACGTTTAGAAAAGCAGCTTATTGATAGAAAAAATAAAAAAGAAATTGCTTGGGGTTCGCAAATTCGTAATTATGTTTTTCAGCCTTATACTCTGGTCAAGGATGTACGCACAGGACATGAGACTGGTAATGTTCAGGCTATGATGGACGGAGAATTGCTAGACGATTTCGTCAAAGCGTATTTAGCAGAGTATGGAGAAATCTCATGA
- a CDS encoding GNAT family N-acetyltransferase produces the protein MTENKDTGVPGLDIRYTLPSDAVYMRQWLNDPKILRGFPLKTEAEIHDSVNFWVGFYRYHSSLTAVYEGEVAGVATLILNPYIKVSHHALVSIIVGEPYRNKGVGTALLNNLCHLAKTRFHLEILYLEVYEENPAIALYKRFGFIEVGRQKHFYKDEIGYLAKIIMEKQL, from the coding sequence ATGACAGAGAACAAAGACACAGGAGTCCCTGGATTAGATATACGTTATACACTTCCTAGTGATGCTGTGTACATGCGGCAATGGTTAAATGATCCTAAGATACTTCGCGGGTTTCCCTTAAAGACGGAAGCAGAAATTCATGATAGCGTAAACTTTTGGGTAGGTTTTTATCGTTATCATAGCAGCTTGACAGCTGTGTATGAAGGCGAAGTTGCTGGAGTAGCTACTCTTATTTTAAACCCTTATATTAAAGTATCTCATCACGCATTAGTTTCTATTATTGTTGGTGAACCTTATCGGAATAAAGGTGTAGGAACGGCGTTATTGAATAATCTTTGCCACTTAGCAAAGACACGTTTTCACTTAGAGATTCTTTATTTAGAGGTGTATGAAGAAAACCCGGCGATAGCATTGTACAAACGTTTTGGTTTTATTGAGGTGGGAAGACAAAAGCATTTTTATAAAGATGAGATAGGGTATCTTGCAAAAATTATCATGGAAAAACAACTTTAG
- a CDS encoding YebC/PmpR family DNA-binding transcriptional regulator — MAGHSKWANTKYRKERADHKRGKIFSRTIKELMAAVKMGGPDPKTNARLRVVIQKAKDQNIPSENIERNLKKATSADQKNFENVTYELYGHGGVGIIVEAMTDNKNRTASDMRIAVNKRGGSLVEPGSVLYNFVRKGACYVPKSSIDEAALLSYVIDVGAEDLDNDDDEHFLVLCDPVELASVKEKLIALGVTCSEEKLIYVPLRLVDCDEQDGEANLALIEWLEKIDDVDEVYHNMA; from the coding sequence ATGGCAGGACATAGTAAGTGGGCAAATACAAAATACCGTAAAGAACGAGCGGATCATAAAAGAGGGAAAATCTTTTCCCGAACGATAAAAGAGTTAATGGCAGCTGTGAAAATGGGAGGTCCTGATCCTAAAACAAACGCGCGTTTACGTGTGGTCATACAAAAAGCAAAAGATCAAAATATCCCCAGTGAAAATATTGAAAGAAACCTCAAGAAAGCCACTTCTGCAGATCAGAAGAATTTTGAAAATGTGACTTATGAGCTTTATGGTCATGGAGGTGTGGGGATTATCGTGGAAGCGATGACCGATAATAAAAATCGTACTGCCTCTGATATGCGCATAGCTGTGAATAAGCGAGGGGGATCTCTGGTTGAACCAGGCAGCGTTCTTTATAACTTTGTGCGTAAGGGAGCATGTTACGTTCCTAAGAGTTCAATAGATGAGGCTGCATTACTATCTTATGTCATTGATGTAGGAGCTGAAGATCTTGATAATGATGATGATGAGCATTTCCTTGTGCTCTGTGACCCTGTAGAATTAGCCTCTGTAAAAGAGAAGTTAATTGCTCTAGGTGTGACATGCTCTGAGGAAAAGCTGATTTATGTTCCTTTACGTCTCGTAGATTGTGATGAACAAGATGGTGAAGCAAATCTTGCTTTGATTGAATGGCTAGAGAAGATCGATGATGTTGATGAAGTATACCATAACATGGCCTAA
- the tarP gene encoding type III secretion system actin-recruiting effector Tarp, translating to MSSPINNQSITNVTTTTTTTPVVTTSTTFGGHVVSTTGTEAAETTSQTVNTAAGQAVSQAESDSGAVVFTTERNVSTTSPSTGNVGTTATAANLLGSQILGVGRSRSDSTSSSDSDALSDISSAPSSQHSGDVGSTEDLSSTSGDVDLGDLEGLRGTEAADGAERPDGPGGLPSMALPKYDPTDKASIIRFLSTPSVQAKLQTKAGHIVYMDEARGSFIFVRNGDWSTAESIAVTNGKTKEPITDIKDLEMCIAKFCVGYETMHADWTNNIQPRIAGQTGETGHYDHLLMSMKFKTTVLYGPWNAKESSSNYTPSVWRRGTKCESGAIWGDVGGLKGINWNNVQRPNEGTVFSRETSSPTQQQPQPVAYPQPVINVNLGGISTSVNVTGGTTTTTVNSTTTQPTDTSEAGVDNDQNVEEANFDDVETESTSTQDDTDIHFEDEGNGFDSLEPAPPGPPGPPPPIQGGVNITGMPKDSLQQVLQNVRQHLDTVYDQNGEHHEGNQDLGTVVRTSENGTYRPTVLLNNDQGGGGGVQRRESNDNEGNELGNILGRVREHLDVVYPEGSKGEAISVNQNLGEVIRDVEAGKTPKPTQPEGIFVATRVNIDEGGTIVSSNSRTETGSPTRTETGSRTSNLMGATSGDGPGGLEHLLPQLRAHLDESFDAQGNLITPQKTNVGNLIKAFQERTGSGGIVAPMPAQTTVIASRPVQQQSATISVLPQAQTAETVAPQGAPDLHGAARDVASSLSNLLETATPSVGREVSTPAPQQQVASSTPVAGSRQTATLTKGDASSGIPEAAKNVTQALSSVAKKIQMFEQGSRLLQEAMDSADTESTQGKQLADAARNLTTQLSKTLSQATGSPPPPPQRRS from the coding sequence ATGTCGAGTCCAATTAATAATCAGTCTATCACGAATGTCACAACTACTACGACCACAACTCCTGTAGTAACGACTTCAACAACCTTCGGGGGACATGTTGTCTCTACCACGGGGACTGAAGCTGCGGAAACAACATCGCAGACTGTGAATACAGCAGCAGGGCAAGCCGTATCTCAAGCAGAGTCAGACTCGGGAGCCGTAGTTTTTACAACTGAAAGAAATGTATCAACAACATCTCCCTCTACAGGAAACGTTGGGACAACTGCTACGGCAGCAAACTTATTAGGGTCTCAGATTCTTGGAGTTGGAAGATCTAGAAGCGACAGTACATCCAGTAGTGATAGCGATGCCTTATCTGATATTTCAAGCGCACCTTCATCACAACACTCTGGAGACGTTGGCAGTACAGAAGATCTTTCAAGTACTTCAGGAGATGTAGACTTAGGAGACTTAGAAGGACTTCGAGGAACAGAAGCCGCCGACGGAGCAGAGAGACCTGATGGTCCTGGTGGTCTACCGAGCATGGCGCTACCTAAATATGATCCTACTGATAAAGCCTCTATTATCAGGTTCTTATCCACCCCTTCTGTACAGGCGAAATTACAGACAAAAGCTGGTCACATCGTGTATATGGATGAGGCTCGCGGAAGTTTTATTTTCGTAAGAAACGGTGATTGGAGTACCGCAGAATCCATAGCGGTAACTAACGGAAAAACGAAGGAACCGATTACAGACATTAAAGATCTAGAAATGTGTATTGCTAAGTTTTGTGTAGGCTACGAAACTATGCATGCAGATTGGACAAACAACATCCAGCCGCGCATAGCAGGACAAACCGGAGAAACCGGTCATTATGATCACCTGCTTATGAGCATGAAATTTAAAACCACAGTTCTCTACGGCCCATGGAATGCTAAAGAATCGAGTAGCAACTATACACCGTCTGTATGGCGTCGAGGAACTAAATGTGAATCTGGAGCCATCTGGGGTGATGTTGGTGGTCTGAAAGGAATTAACTGGAATAACGTACAAAGACCAAACGAGGGCACTGTATTCTCTCGAGAAACTTCCTCCCCCACGCAACAGCAACCCCAACCTGTTGCCTATCCTCAACCTGTTATCAATGTTAACTTGGGAGGCATCAGTACTAGTGTAAACGTAACTGGTGGAACAACAACGACTACCGTTAACTCAACAACTACGCAACCTACAGACACCTCTGAAGCTGGTGTGGATAATGACCAAAATGTAGAAGAAGCAAACTTTGACGATGTAGAAACAGAAAGTACCAGCACTCAAGACGATACGGATATTCACTTCGAGGATGAAGGTAATGGCTTCGATAGCTTGGAACCAGCTCCTCCTGGGCCTCCTGGACCACCACCACCAATTCAAGGAGGTGTGAATATTACAGGAATGCCAAAAGACAGCTTGCAGCAAGTTCTGCAAAATGTTCGTCAACATTTAGATACGGTCTATGATCAAAATGGCGAACACCACGAAGGAAACCAAGATTTGGGTACTGTTGTCAGAACATCGGAAAATGGCACCTACAGACCTACAGTATTGTTAAATAATGACCAAGGTGGGGGCGGAGGAGTCCAAAGACGAGAATCTAATGACAACGAAGGTAACGAATTAGGAAATATCTTGGGTCGTGTCCGTGAGCACTTAGATGTTGTTTATCCTGAGGGCAGTAAAGGAGAGGCTATTTCTGTAAATCAAAATCTAGGTGAGGTAATTCGAGACGTTGAAGCAGGCAAGACTCCAAAGCCTACGCAACCTGAAGGTATATTCGTTGCAACACGAGTGAATATAGACGAAGGTGGAACGATCGTTAGCAGCAACTCCAGAACAGAGACTGGATCACCCACCAGAACAGAGACGGGATCACGCACAAGTAATTTAATGGGAGCTACATCTGGAGATGGCCCTGGAGGTTTAGAACATTTACTACCTCAGCTACGAGCCCATCTGGATGAATCGTTTGATGCTCAAGGGAACCTCATTACTCCTCAAAAAACAAACGTAGGTAACCTGATTAAAGCCTTCCAAGAGCGAACAGGATCCGGGGGTATTGTTGCACCAATGCCTGCCCAAACTACGGTAATCGCAAGCAGACCTGTCCAACAACAATCTGCAACAATTTCCGTACTTCCGCAAGCGCAAACAGCTGAGACAGTCGCTCCTCAAGGGGCTCCCGATCTCCATGGAGCTGCTCGAGATGTAGCAAGTAGTTTATCTAACTTATTAGAGACTGCGACTCCCTCTGTGGGCAGAGAAGTATCGACCCCAGCTCCACAACAACAGGTAGCCTCGTCGACTCCTGTAGCAGGATCTAGACAAACAGCAACTTTGACAAAAGGAGATGCTTCTTCAGGCATTCCCGAAGCAGCTAAAAACGTCACACAAGCGTTAAGTAGTGTTGCTAAAAAAATTCAGATGTTCGAACAGGGATCACGACTACTACAAGAAGCTATGGACAGCGCCGATACTGAATCTACGCAAGGGAAACAGCTAGCTGATGCGGCAAGAAACCTGACCACACAGTTATCCAAAACGTTATCTCAAGCTACGGGATCTCCTCCCCCACCACCGCAACGACGCTCGTAG
- the murA gene encoding UDP-N-acetylglucosamine 1-carboxyvinyltransferase produces the protein MAAAEVFGGCVLEGSVRVSGAKNSTTKLLVASLLSDRKCILRNVPDIGDVRLTVELCRSLGSIIHWDKQAEVIEIHTPEIRMSEVSAQFSRVNRIPILLLGALLARCPEGVIVPCVGGDAIGERTLNFHFEGLERLGAKVVYDGHGYQAAAPQGLVGAYITLPYPSVGATENLILASVRAQGRTIIKNAALEVEILDLILFLQKAGVEITTDNDKTIEIFGCDDFYEVDHWVIPDKIEAASFGMAAVLTGGRIFVENAEQYLMIPFLKTLRSIGGGFSVTETGIEFFYNEPLKGGVVLETDVHPGFLTDWQQPFSVLLSQAEGSSVIHETVHENRLGYLRGLQQMGANCELFYQCLSSKACRYATGNFPHSAVIHGATPLKASELVIPDLRAGFAYIMAALIAEGGPSLIRNTQLLDRGYYNWVDKLNSLGAKIHLLSLDPVAF, from the coding sequence ATGGCAGCAGCTGAAGTTTTTGGTGGTTGTGTGTTAGAAGGTTCTGTGCGGGTATCTGGGGCCAAAAACTCGACAACCAAGTTACTCGTTGCGTCATTATTATCGGATCGCAAATGCATTTTACGTAATGTCCCTGATATAGGAGATGTACGTTTAACTGTTGAATTGTGCCGTTCTTTAGGTTCTATAATACATTGGGATAAACAAGCAGAAGTCATAGAGATTCATACACCTGAGATTCGCATGTCCGAAGTGTCCGCACAGTTTTCTCGGGTGAATCGTATTCCTATTTTATTATTAGGAGCTCTACTAGCTCGCTGTCCGGAAGGCGTTATTGTCCCCTGTGTCGGGGGAGATGCTATAGGGGAAAGGACTCTAAATTTTCATTTTGAGGGTTTAGAACGGCTAGGGGCAAAGGTTGTCTATGACGGACATGGATATCAAGCTGCTGCTCCTCAAGGTCTTGTCGGAGCGTACATTACTCTTCCTTACCCTTCTGTAGGAGCTACTGAGAATTTGATATTAGCTTCTGTTCGCGCTCAGGGAAGAACGATCATCAAGAACGCTGCTTTAGAAGTAGAAATCTTGGATCTTATTTTGTTTTTGCAAAAAGCAGGAGTGGAGATCACTACAGATAATGATAAGACGATAGAAATTTTTGGTTGTGATGATTTTTACGAAGTAGATCACTGGGTGATCCCCGATAAGATAGAAGCGGCTTCATTTGGTATGGCTGCCGTGCTTACCGGCGGGCGCATTTTTGTAGAAAATGCCGAGCAATATCTGATGATTCCTTTTCTTAAAACCTTAAGGTCTATAGGAGGAGGGTTCTCAGTGACAGAAACAGGAATCGAATTCTTTTATAACGAACCATTAAAAGGTGGTGTTGTATTAGAAACCGATGTACATCCTGGATTCCTTACAGATTGGCAACAACCTTTTTCAGTTCTTCTCTCTCAGGCAGAAGGATCTTCTGTGATTCATGAAACCGTGCATGAGAATCGGCTAGGGTATTTACGCGGTTTACAGCAAATGGGAGCGAATTGCGAGCTGTTCTACCAGTGTTTAAGCTCAAAGGCTTGTCGTTATGCAACCGGAAATTTTCCCCATAGTGCTGTCATTCACGGAGCGACACCATTGAAAGCTTCTGAACTGGTTATTCCCGATTTGCGTGCAGGATTTGCCTATATTATGGCAGCTCTCATTGCAGAGGGTGGACCTTCTTTAATCAGAAATACCCAGTTGTTAGATCGGGGATATTACAATTGGGTGGACAAACTGAACTCTTTAGGAGCAAAGATCCACTTGTTGTCCTTAGATCCCGTAGCGTTCTAA